A genome region from Setaria italica strain Yugu1 chromosome III, Setaria_italica_v2.0, whole genome shotgun sequence includes the following:
- the LOC101763230 gene encoding probable E3 ubiquitin-protein ligase RHY1A produces MPIASKLLYFQHRPTPAPPDPGPSPPDPRRRAGRDPSGRQRRRSSLPSHHKPGQEPVLGSQRDVTNSLGTAVNIAEHAAAISSSARLNRSASDNGRLPDAVQQARERLLQRLNSVDLSGRSRQKTCTSETIWAGAGLGSARSPADFSSDCILGTLTNCFQPGDCDSVAASKVEEGGTAEPDAINADERAPITVLLSEGQPVVPELERSACSGGAEEEKCDGRGCEAPAECSICLERCGGAGGGSDGLTQLRCRHVFHSACLERWLRSRGDCPYCRAAVLRS; encoded by the exons ATGCCGATCGCCTCCAAGCTCCTCTACTTCCAGCACCGccccacgccggcgccgccggaccCAGGACCCTCGCCGCCGGACCCTCGCCGCCGGGCGGGCCGCGACCCCTCCggccgccaacgccgccgcagctccctcccctcccaccACAAGCCG GGCCAGGAACCTGTTCTAGGGAGCCAAAGAGACGTTACCAACTCTCTCGGAACAGCTGTAAACATAGCAGAGCACGCAGCGGCGATATCCTCCAGCGCAAGACTAAACCGCAGCGCATCGGACAATGGCCGTCTTCCTGACGCTGTTCAGCAGGCCAGGGAAAGGCTCCTCCAGCGGCTCAACAGCGTGGACTTATCAGGAAGAAGCAG GCAAAAGACATGCACATCGGAGACCATCTGGGCTGGAGCTGGATTAGGATCAGCTCGCAGCCCTGCTGACTTCTCCTCTGACTGCATACTGGGCACACTAACCAACTGCTTCCAGCCTGGTGACTGTGACTCCGTCGCGGCCAGCAAGGTTGAAGAAGGCGGCACGGCGGAGCCTGACGCCATTAATGCGGATGAGCGTGCGCCCATCACGGTGTTGCTCTCCGAAGGCCAACCCGTCGTCCCTGAGCTTGAACGCTCAGCATGCAGCGGAGGCgcagaggaagaaaaatgtGACGGCCGTGGTTGCGAAGCTCCAGCGGAGTGTTCCATATGCCTGGagcggtgcggcggcgccggtggcggcagcgATGGGCTCACCCAGCTGCGCTGCCGGCACGTGTTCCACTCGGCGTGCCTGGAGCGGTGGCTGCGGTCCCGCGGCGACTGCCCATACTGCCGGGCCGCCGTGCTCCGCTCCTAA
- the LOC101763637 gene encoding uncharacterized protein LOC101763637, whose translation MDTKKQGFFSALREEVARGLSPARARRRSASNAAEVAAALRVAGGAGEALAPLMEGPDPEAGPGAGGGGVRREGWGRWVRGQLQLARAPAPAGADAGAARRNDLRLLLGVMGAPLAPVHVCAAEPLPHLSIKDTPIETSSAQYILQQYLAASGGQRLLSSIRNAYAMGKVRMVATEFETGGRVVRNRMAAQRAEPGRFVLWQMAPEMWYIELAVGGSKVHAGCNGKLVWRHTPWLGAHAAKGPVRPLRRALQGLDPLTAASMFAGARCIGERKVNGEDCFILKLCADPEMLRARSEGLAEIIRHVLFGYFSQKTGLLVHLEDSHLTRIQSTTGGDAVYWETTINSFIEDYRPVEGIMIAHSGRSAVTLFRFGEAAMSHTKTRMEEAWSIEEVAFNVPGLSMDCFIPPTDIKSGSVSETVELPQGEKSKVGLLPCHRAKVAALEKADDNVAWSGALQLDCK comes from the exons aTGGACACCAAGAAGCAGGGCTTCTTCTCGGCGCtgcgggaggaggtggcgcgcgggctgtcgccggcgagggcgcggcggcggtcggctTCCAACGCggccgaggtggcggcggcactgCGCGTGGCCGGAGGAGCTGGGGAGGCGCTCGCGCCGCTCATGGAGGGCCCGGATCCGGAGGCCGgcccgggcgcgggcggcggtggcgtgcggaGGGAGGGGTGGGGCCGGTGGGTGCGCGGCCAGCTCCAgctcgcgcgcgcgccggcgccggcaggggcggacgcgggcgccgcCAGGCGGAACGATCTCAGGCTGCTGCTCGGCGTCATGGGCGCGCCGCTCGCGCCCGTGCACGTCTGCGCCGCCGAGCCGCTGCCGCACCTCAGCATCAAGGACACCCCCATT GAGACCTCGTCGGCGCAGTACATCCTGCAGCAGTACCTAGCTGCCTCCGGGGGGCAGAGGCTGCTCTCCTCTATCCGGAACGCCTACGCCATGGGCAAGGTGCGGATGGTGGCTACTGAGTTCGAGACCGGTGGTCGTGTCGTGAGGAACCGCATGGCGGCGCAACGGGCTGAGCCTGGCCGGTTCGTGCTGTGGCAGATGGCCCCGGAGATGTGGTACATTGAGTTGGCCGTCGGTGGGAGCAAGGTGCACGCCGGCTGCAACGGCAAGCTTGTGTGGCGCCATACACCATGGCTCGGCGCGCATGCCGCCAAGGGCCCTGTTCGCCCACTGCGCCGTGCTCTTCAG GGTTTGGATCCGTTGACTGCAGCAAGCATGTTTGCTGGTGCAAGGTGCATTGGCGAGAGGAAGGTGAATGGGGAGGATTGCTTCATTCTGAAGCTGTGTGCTGATCCTGAGATGCTGAGAGCGCGCAGCGAGGGGCTTGCAGAGATCATCCGGCATGTCCTTTTTGGGTACTTCAGCCAGAAGACCGGGCTTCTTGTCCATCTTGAGGACTCACACCTCACCAGAATCCAGTCAACAACAGGAGGAGATGCAGTTTACTGGGAGACTACCATCAATTCCTTCATCGAGGACTACCGTCCAGTTGAGGGCATTATGATTGCACATTCTGGGCGCTCAGCCGTGACCCTGTTCCGTTTTGGGGAGGCGGCTATGAGCCACACCAAGACTCGTATGGAGGAGGCATGGAGTATTGAGGAGGTTGCGTTCAATGTCCCTGGCCTCTCCATGGATTGTTTCATCCCGCCCACCGATATCAAGTCTGGATCTGTCAGTGAGACTGTTGAGCTTCCGCAAGGTGAGAAGAGCAAGGTCGGTCTTCTCCCATGCCATCGTGCTAAGGTTGCAGCTCTAGAGAAGGCGGATGATAACGTTGCGTGGAGTGGAGCCCTACAGCTAGACTGCAAGTGA